One window of the Papaver somniferum cultivar HN1 unplaced genomic scaffold, ASM357369v1 unplaced-scaffold_115, whole genome shotgun sequence genome contains the following:
- the LOC113329050 gene encoding acyl-CoA C20 Delta5-desaturase-like: protein MGHTKVAQSFEIFKAAFLRIDLDNYKGDPTFWVSVHRYHHQFTDTDRDPHSPIEGFWFSHINWVFHHNYLWEKCGKSNNVMDLKKQVYYRFLRRTHALHLLGLALLLYVAGGLPHLIWGMSVRLAVSHHGTFVVNSVCHTWGKRPWNTKDLSKNNWMVGYLAFGEGWHNNHHAFQYSARLGLEWWQLDIPWYFIKLLEYLGLATNVKVPTETQKRKYSSTNP from the exons ATGGGGCATACAA AGGTTGCACAATCTTTTGAGATATTCAAAGCTGCTTTTCTGAGGATTGATTTGGATAATTACAAG GGAGACCCAACGTTTTGGGTAAGCGTTCATCGGTACCACCATCAGTTCACAGATACTGATCGAGACCCACATAGTCCAATCGAGGGGTTTTGGTTCAGCCATATCAATTGGGTTTTTCATCACAACTATCTTTGGGAAAAG TGCGGAAAATCAAACAATGTAATGGATCTAAAAAAGCAAGTCTACTACAGGTTTCTTCGGAGAACACACGCACTTCATCTTCTCGGACTTGCACTTTTGTTGTACGTTGCAGGAGGCTTACCACACCTTATCTGGGGAATG AGTGTGAGACTAGCAGTCAGCCACCATGGCACATTCGTGGTGAATTCAGTTTGCCATACATGGGGGAAAAGACCATGGAATACCAAAGACTTATCTAAGAACAACTGGATGGTGGGATATTTAGCATTCGGAGAAGGTTGGCACAACAACCATCACGCCTTTCAGTACTCTGCTCGGTTAGGGCTTGAATGGTGGCAGCTCGACATTCCTTGGTACTTCATAAAGCTTCTCGAGTATCTTGGATTAGCAACAAATGTTAAAGTTCCTACGGAGACTCAGAAAAGAAAATACTCCTCaacaaacccataa